In Populus nigra chromosome 1, ddPopNigr1.1, whole genome shotgun sequence, one genomic interval encodes:
- the LOC133703749 gene encoding thaumatin-like protein 1 isoform X1, with protein MESRMPNIAIITFTLVIFLYACTHAGAQSVTFDFTNNCPYTVWPGTLTAAGSPSLSSTGFTLATGASSSLSVPVNWSGRLWARTQCSTDASGKFVCATADCGSGVIECNGAGEIPPASLAEFTLSGDGGNDFYDISLVDGFNIPISVTPQGGSTGCPSTSCAANVNAVCDPSLAVRGSDGTVIACKSACLAFNQPQYCCTGEYNTADTCPPTQYSMTFKQQCPQAYSYAYADNSSTFTCPSGGNYLITFCP; from the exons ATGGAGAGTCGTATGCCCAATATTGCTATAATTACCTTCACCCTCGTCATCTTCCTCTATG CTTGCACGCATGCAGGAGCTCAATCTGTGACTTTCGACTTCACAAACAACTGTCCATACACAGTCTGGCCAGGAACTCTAACGGCTGCTGGCAGTCcgtctttatcttcaactggCTTCACATTGGCAACGGGTGCTTCATCTTCGCTGAGTGTCCCTGTCAATTGGTCTGGCCGCTTGTGGGCCAGAACGCAATGCTCTACAGATGCCTCGGGAAAGTTTGTTTGTGCAACTGCTGACTGTGGCTCTGGTGTCATAGAATGCAATGGAGCCGGTGAGATCCCACCAGCATCCTTGGCAGAATTTACTCTAAGCGGTGATGGTGGGAATGATTTTTACGATATAAGCCTTGTTGATGGCTTTAACATCCCAATTTCGGTAACCCCGCAAGGAGGTTCTACTGGCTGCCCTTCTACAAGCTGTGCAGCTAACGTGAATGCTGTTTGTGATCCTAGTTTAGCAGTGAGAGGTTCAGATGGGACTGTGATTGCCTGCAAGAGTGCGTGTTTGGCATTTAACCAGCCGCAGTACTGCTGCACAGGAGAGTATAATACAGCTGACACATGTCCTCCTACCCAATATTCGATGACTTTCAAGCAGCAGTGTCCTCAAGCTTATAGTTATGCTTATGCTGATAATTCGAGCACGTTTACTTGTCCTAGCGGAGGCAACTATTTGATTACCTTTTGTCCATGA
- the LOC133703749 gene encoding thaumatin-like protein 1 isoform X2: MESRMPNIAIITFTLVIFLYGAQSVTFDFTNNCPYTVWPGTLTAAGSPSLSSTGFTLATGASSSLSVPVNWSGRLWARTQCSTDASGKFVCATADCGSGVIECNGAGEIPPASLAEFTLSGDGGNDFYDISLVDGFNIPISVTPQGGSTGCPSTSCAANVNAVCDPSLAVRGSDGTVIACKSACLAFNQPQYCCTGEYNTADTCPPTQYSMTFKQQCPQAYSYAYADNSSTFTCPSGGNYLITFCP; this comes from the exons ATGGAGAGTCGTATGCCCAATATTGCTATAATTACCTTCACCCTCGTCATCTTCCTCTATG GAGCTCAATCTGTGACTTTCGACTTCACAAACAACTGTCCATACACAGTCTGGCCAGGAACTCTAACGGCTGCTGGCAGTCcgtctttatcttcaactggCTTCACATTGGCAACGGGTGCTTCATCTTCGCTGAGTGTCCCTGTCAATTGGTCTGGCCGCTTGTGGGCCAGAACGCAATGCTCTACAGATGCCTCGGGAAAGTTTGTTTGTGCAACTGCTGACTGTGGCTCTGGTGTCATAGAATGCAATGGAGCCGGTGAGATCCCACCAGCATCCTTGGCAGAATTTACTCTAAGCGGTGATGGTGGGAATGATTTTTACGATATAAGCCTTGTTGATGGCTTTAACATCCCAATTTCGGTAACCCCGCAAGGAGGTTCTACTGGCTGCCCTTCTACAAGCTGTGCAGCTAACGTGAATGCTGTTTGTGATCCTAGTTTAGCAGTGAGAGGTTCAGATGGGACTGTGATTGCCTGCAAGAGTGCGTGTTTGGCATTTAACCAGCCGCAGTACTGCTGCACAGGAGAGTATAATACAGCTGACACATGTCCTCCTACCCAATATTCGATGACTTTCAAGCAGCAGTGTCCTCAAGCTTATAGTTATGCTTATGCTGATAATTCGAGCACGTTTACTTGTCCTAGCGGAGGCAACTATTTGATTACCTTTTGTCCATGA